Proteins from one Chlamydiota bacterium genomic window:
- the nfo gene encoding Endonuclease 4: MDKKKILVGAHTSIAGGVENALYRGQEIGATTVQIFTANQRQWNARPLKHENIKAWFEAKQKTQIDIVTSHGSYLVNLGSPKKDVHEKSLEVFKEEIQRCQALEINFLNFHPGAALHESEEACLDHIIHSLLKMEPYLQKGSLRLLLETTAGQGSQVGYRFEHLKYILDQTERHIPIGVCIDTCHIFAAGYDLSTKDATLNTLKTFDKVIGLDNLYAFHFNDSKFKCGEKKDRHMHLGEGFIGLDGFKTLMTHPKTCNVPKYLETPLGPSRWESEIELLKSFTQNTYAR; this comes from the coding sequence ATGGATAAAAAAAAGATTTTGGTAGGAGCTCATACATCGATTGCAGGAGGGGTGGAAAATGCCCTTTATCGAGGACAAGAGATTGGAGCGACAACGGTGCAGATTTTTACAGCCAATCAAAGGCAATGGAATGCAAGACCCCTAAAACACGAAAATATCAAGGCATGGTTTGAAGCAAAGCAAAAAACGCAAATTGATATTGTCACTAGCCATGGAAGTTATCTAGTCAACTTAGGATCGCCAAAAAAAGATGTGCATGAAAAAAGCCTAGAGGTGTTTAAAGAAGAAATTCAACGCTGCCAGGCTCTTGAAATTAACTTTTTAAATTTTCATCCAGGAGCCGCTTTGCATGAAAGCGAAGAGGCTTGCTTAGATCACATCATTCATTCTCTTTTGAAAATGGAACCCTATTTGCAAAAAGGTTCTTTACGTTTACTTCTAGAAACCACAGCTGGACAAGGAAGCCAAGTAGGCTATAGATTTGAACATTTAAAATATATTTTAGATCAGACTGAACGCCACATTCCCATAGGTGTTTGCATCGATACCTGCCATATTTTTGCAGCAGGATATGATTTAAGTACAAAAGATGCTACACTCAACACACTTAAGACATTTGACAAAGTGATCGGGCTTGATAATCTCTATGCCTTTCACTTCAATGATTCAAAATTTAAATGTGGAGAAAAAAAGGATCGGCATATGCACCTAGGAGAAGGATTCATTGGTTTAGATGGTTTTAAAACATTGATGACACACCCTAAAACATGTAATGTGCCTAAATATTTAGAAACTCCCCTAGGCCCTAGCCGTTGGGAGAGTGAAATTGAACTTTTAAAATCTTTTACCCAAAATACATATGCGCGTTAA